GCGTATAATGCTGAAAACAGCAAATGAAACCTTATGGAGTTTTACTGTTATGTTAGAAGCGAGAGTCATTACACAGCCAATAGATTCATTAATGACGGAAAACCGTGACTTGGTTCAGGGCAACGAAGCCATgacaaaaatatcaaatgactTTTCTGCATCTGTAATTATGATCGAAAACACGATCCACGTCCTGAACCTAGTTTCACTGATGAAAGATGGGAACATTCTTCAACAGATTGACATAAAAGCCGAAGACACTTTCAgcagtaaatgaaatgaaaatagacGTTTCATTTGTGAACAATGATTagaggcaaaaaatgagatagaTAAGCCCTCGACTGCCCTTTTCAGCTAGAAAGGTTACAACTTACTGCCCAGAAATTATTgtcctattagcttaacgtcttTAGTTGAAAACCTTAtagaaaccatcattcaagacaGATCTGTAAACCATTTGGAGGATCACTTCTTAAATAAACGATTCCCAGGAGTTGTTTccggagtggtagaggatttttttcttttacttttctcaTAATGACCGATACTGAACCAGCAAAACATACCTCAAGCAAAGGATGCTTCaggtgcaagaaataaagtgagtaGAAAGGAGTACAGTAATTATCTGGGCTCTGCATTGatctgtagacctgactctcataAAGAGTAAGGTTATacaaagaaggaaagacaaatgaaagcAAGGAATTATAAAGCTTAGCTGTTCCGGAGAAGGAAGTATTATAACGGTCAGCTCATCAGTGGCCAcgccccactatatatatatgactggtgtAGAGATGTAGCCATCTTTGTGCCTCATTGCGACCTACAATGAAGGATGGTTGAAGAGGTGGTGTCGGGAATATGAATGAGACAGAAAGCTTTTGTTTCCATTTTAGTTAATCCTATTGATATGCCGTATGCCTTACAAGTTGAAGCATGTTCACAgacactaccctcccccccacctctaccTTCATACTTTGTCAAAGCATGAAGGGTGGGTGTGCCACTCCTGGCTCTCGCACTGTTTGTGCTCCATAAAGGGCCTTAGGTCCAATGGATTCAAGGTTACCTTGTATGGTACATTTTTCACAAACGATATCACCGAAATTTTAGTGTGAAAATGAACTGTTGGATCACGAAGAAGATATAGTAGTTGTGATAGTTACAAAAAAATCCCAGGAACTTAGTGTGACGGTGAAATGTGCATATCATGAAGGTGTCGGCAACTATTGTTAATTTTTGCACTTTCTTTTCAGAATGAACAAAAATAGAAGAatgattactgaaaaaaaaagccaaataGGAAGCAAAGAGTGATGTTTTTGGTGAACTTGGTGTTGCTTCACACCCTACTTTGGAGACTGTTGGTGATAATAGTGAGAATGACGATATTGGCAACATGGACGAATTGAAGTGGAGCTCATGTACAAAAAAGACGAGGGGAATGAGTACACACATTAAAAATAAGATCTCACATATATGTTCCATGAATTTCGAAAAGATCGATACGATTCTTGTCTCGATAGGGTTGGTGAACATGAGAAAATTTCCAAATGATTACGTTAGCCCCACTTTATAGCTATTTTCATCTAAATATGAAGTCATTATAACTTTTAATATGAgaaaaatgacaggaaatgtcgctaaCAATCGATATATACAATATCATGGAAGCAGGGCTGCCAGTGTATAGCCAGACGAATaatcatttctcaaaatccttcgtccatggTGTCACATTTTTTCACAAAAACTAGTAAAGTATGGTGTGTACATGcctaatgttaataatgatgatagtgatggggtgCCAACGTGTTGCAACTTCAGAAAATCACGCCTTTCCTCTGCTTCTCCTcgcacagcaccaccacctgttgctgcCCCACCTGGTGCTCCTGTTGCTTCTACATCTGCTGCTGTCGACAACTCGACTTCCAAGAGGCAACGCACCATGGAGCCAGAGGGGGACGCTCATAAGCATAATCTTGTGAGATTTACTAGGCAGATCCTTCAAGGCCTAGATGAACAttggtggtggatgtggcccaCACTTGAGGGGTATTTAGAGAACCAAATTCAGATGTCTTTTTGGTAGGACTGATACAAAGATAACATCAGCAGTATGTATAACCATAACAAAGGTAAGCAATTAACGGCTAATTACTGTGAAATGTGTATTCTCCCACTTTCTCGTTCTGAAAGatttcaattttccaagaatTTATTGAAataccacaagctcttcaccatttccattcacaacgctGCATACCCCATGTaggccaattataccctcaactgccacattactcaccttcacatttaaatcatccaccACTAAAATCTGGTCTCATGCAAATCTGCAGACACACTTACTTAgctgagaggcatgcaaagaatagagtgaattggaacgatgtggtatactgggatcgatgtgatgtcaatggagtgaaccagggcatgtgaaacatctgggctaaaccatgaaaaggtctgtggggcctggatgtggatagagagcagaggttttgatgcattacacgacagctagagactgagtgtgaatgaatgtggccttttttgtcttttcctggcaatacattgctgaagcagggggtagtgatgctgtttcctgtgggatggggtagcaccaggaatggttgaaggcaagcttGTAggaatttgtatatgtgtgtttgtttatatatgttgatgtgtatatgtgtgtgtattggcatttatgggtatatattcattcccatcgccaccccgccacacatgaaatgacaaccccctcctcctgcatgtgcgcgaggtagcactaggaaaagacaacaaaggctacattcgttcacactcagtatctagctgtcatgtataatgcaccgaaaccacagctccctttccacatccaggccccacaaaactttccatggtttaccacagacacttcacatgccctggttcaatccattgacagcacgtccactctggtataccactctattccttgcacccctttcaccctcctgtatgttcaggccctggtcactcaaaatctatttcactccatccttccacatccaatttggtctctcacttctcgttccctccacctctgacacatatatcctctttgtcaatctttccaccttcattctttccaagtgaccaaaccatttcaattggTACTGcaagggaatttattaaaaaatgaggtgactgttgttgattggttggtaaggatattcaatgtatgtatggttcatggtgaggtgcctgaggattggcagaatgcatgcacagtgccactgtgcaaaggaaaaggggataaaggtgagtgttcaaattatagaggcataagtttgttgagtattccttggaaattatatgtgagggtattgattgagagggtaaaggcatgtactgagcatcagattggggaagagcagtgtggtttcagaagtggtagaggatgtgtggatcaggtctttgctttgaagaatgtatgtgagaaatacttagaaaaatagatgcatttgcatgtagcgtttatggatctggagttggCATATGattaagttgatagagatgctttgtggaaggtattaagagtatttggtgtgggaggtaagttgctagaagcagtgaaaagtttttaccaaggatgtaaggcatgtgtacaagtaggaagagagaagagtgattgcagcaggagtgtgtgtgtccacatggttgtttaacttgtttatggataaggtggttaaggaggcaaatgcaagagtttaggagagaggggcaaatatgcagtctgttggggatgagagggcctgggaagtgtcagttgttgttcacctatgatacagctctagtggctgattcatgtgagaaactgcagaagttggtgacttggaaaagtgtgtgagaaaggagaaagctgagagtgaatgtgaataagaggaaggttattacgttcagtagggttgataaaaagtaaattgggatgtaagtttgaatggagagaaactggaagaagtgaagtgttttagatatctgggagtggacttagcaacgaatggaaccatggaaacagaagtgagtcacagggtgggggaaggggccgAAGGTTTTGGGACCcctgaagaatggtttggaaggagagaacattagctcggagcaaaaatgggtaagtttgaaggtaaaACAGCTTACAAAgaggggaagatgaaagaaggaaagaaatcattttgcgTTGAAAAGGAGATAAAATCATGTCAATCTTTGTGAGGTCggtttccacacagaaactacACCAGATGCAAATTACACTACCATCCCGTGGTGGCAAAGACATATGCAGAAAGCTCAtaagcagtggccaaaataatgccTGTTCAATATGGAGATGGCAGCAACATCACAGCAGAGACGATTTAGAGAATTAATGATAGAAGGTTGTGATTCCACTCTAATGAAATGAGGTGAATGAAGAGCCACCCAAATAAGTGAGTACTCCATACTCGGATGGTTAATAAGACCCCGGCAGATAGGAAAGATCTACTCAAAAGAAGTAATTATGGCAGCTATGCAACACCTCTAGTTTTGTGGAAGCATATTTTTTTAATGGTTAGGTGGATTTTCCAAGAATAGATGGAAATGAATGACAGAGAGATTGGTAAAAACTGCATTTTAGCACTAATGAATTTGACAACATTCATCCTTTCCTATTCTGAGATACTGCACATGTCCCAATTAAAAGGCGATCTGATCAGTGCGAAAAAGTGAACAAGTTTAGAGTGAAGGGTAAATGGAAAATGAGTTGAAGCAGGTatagtggaatcatcagcatgaaATTTGGGTTAAAGTTGAATACAGATAATTCattaagaaaagaaagtgaaggggaccactgttgatgaagagggggggatgtcattccatcaGTGACTACCAGAATAATCCATTTACTGAAAGTTATGCagtaaggaacagagaaaaacaaagccccccctctccccaaaaggggagagggggggctttGTCACACTGTCAATGCTCTGAAGATGTTGAAAGCCATGACAAAaggttcaccaaaatccctgCGGAACGAGGACCAAAGAAGAGTCATACAAGTGATTAGAAGTAAATCTTCCTCCTGTAATCTAATATAAGGTAGGTACCACTGACTGGATACAAAATTGATTCTGCAGATATCTTTCAACCCAagcgcaataaaaaaaaaaaaaaaaaaaacgctacaaTTCATAAGCATCAATTATTAGAAGATAATGTAGTGCAACTATTGCAAGTAAATTTCTTAACGAAGACCACCCAGAAAAACAAATGCCTAAAATTATCACCTGTTACCATGTTCAATGGCCTACACTCCATCATGCATTATTATTCAATTATCAAATGCtaattaaaaatgaaaaattttaaaatatatttaatTAACACAAGTAACTTTTGAATTTCAAACAAACCCATCATAAATATCTACAATTAAGTCATTGTACCATATATAAAATCCTTGTTCCTAGGAACATTGAAGTTCCGTTTGATGTATAGTGTACATTATCATCCTTTAGAATTAGTGTAATTTCATCACACAGTTCTTCAGTTCCATGAAGAGGATCTGCCAAAATTGGAATCATCCTTGGTCCAAGAAATGGGTCTTTGTATCTATGAAAAGTGACTTTCATGTTTGACTTCAAAGAGCGCTCTTGCCGCCTCAGACAAGCTGCCACAGACACCAAAGTGTCATTCTCATAAATAGGCAAATGGCAGTGGAATAGTCCAACATGAGGCTGTGGATTGATGAATGACAAGACAACAGAAGAGGCAGAAGTAAAAGTCAAAAAGGGCTCACCCGGAACTACCTCCTCCTGAGTACGTTCATTGTCACAGTCTTCAGTCCAAAACATTTGAAGGCCTTCTAGGCCCAGAGTGCCACACAGATAGTCAATGTTTTCCTCTAAAATGCTTCGCTCATTGAAATCCACTGTGTTCTTTAAGGCTTTCTCTCCCATTGTCTTCATCCTTTCTCTCACTGTTTGAGCAAAAGGCATGACCTTTTTCATATACTTCTTCAGCAAAGGGTTACTTGCCAGTGCCTGTGATATTTCCTTGTTATCTGGGAGGAAGTTGCTATTTGCTTTGTAAAGATCATGCATTGTCTTTAAAATTATACTCTGCCATGTAGGATAAGTCTTCGCAATCCAAATAATGCCATGTGATGGTGCTTGTGGTTGTACTAAAGTTTCGCCCTTTTTAGCTTTGGCAGGAGTCATATAATTTTTGAGACGTAATCGAAAACGATGAGAAACATCAGCAAGATACTCTGAAGCCTTTACAAGTAAGAGATCTGGTTCCTCAGTTATTGGCCACCTAGCATGGAGGATTGAGCTTGGTTTACCCAAAACTTTCTGCCATATGAAGTCACATACATGAGGACACACAGGGGAAAGCAGGAGCACCTGTGTAGTTAGATAACGGTGAACAAGATCCCAATGTAGACCACTCTGAACCTGTGACCGTTCACGGTACTGATGGAACAAGTTATTGTACTCAAAGAAACCAGTACGTAAAGCCTCCTTGAACATCAATGTTTTGTAGTTATTATCAGTTTCTCTAATTTTATGATTCATCTCAGATGCAAACATCTTGTCATTAATTGAAAATAATGAGCCAGTATGCATGGTTTCTTTCTCTGCCACAAGTTCCTTTGCTAACTCTACAAATGTCCACAATCTCAGGACACCAGAGTCGGCAACCTGAGTTTCAAAATTAGCATCTTCTACCGAGTCTCCAGCATTTGCCAGAGCTATACGCATGCCATCAGCTCCATAGCAGTCAAGAGCTTCAGTAAGAGTCAGGAAATTACCAGTTGACTTTGACATTTTCTCAGAATTAAGCATTAGATGACCATTTGCACGAATACCTTGAGGCCAGTTGTTAGGCTGAGTGGGCCACATTGCCACATGGTTGTATAAAAAATATGTCAGATGATTGGGTACCAAGTCTTTCCCTGACGCTCTTAAGTCAACTGGGTACCAGTAGCTGAATTCACGTTGCATTTTCTCTAGTGCCTCTTTCTTGATTTTTGTTTCTGGTGGGACATTAGTCTGATGGAACACGTAGTCCCAAACTTCTGGAGTCATTTGTTCTGGTTTAATGCCATACTCACCATATACTGAACCATACAAATCTGAATGCAGAATATGACACACTGTGTAGTAAGCCATATAAATGGTTGAGTCTGATAGGGACTCTATTAGCCATTTATCATCCCAAGGAAGGCGGGTTCCAAGGCCATAGGTACGAGAGCAAGCATGGCCTTTCAGCCAATCCAGAGTGGCCTCAAAATTACGACGAACTTCATCATGATATGTCTCCAGTGTATCAAGGTTCTTTTGAGTTTCAGCTCGCCATTCAGGTTCACCATAATCCAGGTACCACTGATCACATAGTGccacaacacactcatcacctgaTCGGGAAATAATTTGCTTCTCTGGCTCTTGGTATACCatagcttctcttttttttaataacatTTCCTGTATCACTTTCTTAACATCCTGTACCTTCCTTCCTTTAAATTCCCCAACTAAAAGAGTTCCTTCATAGAAACCACGCAAGTAAACCTTCTCTTTTGCTTCAAGTAATTTTTCATAATCATTCTGAGACTTGATTCCCATTATCTGACAAATTGTTGGAGCACTAAGGGAACCATATTCAGGAACATCAATGATTGGAATGGGCTCTACATTCACCATCTCTTCTGTAATGCCATATTTCTCACGTAGTGCTGGTTTATTTTTCAAATCCACAAGAGCTGCAAAATCGTCTGGTGCATCAGATGGTACAGAAGTCACAACTCCTGTacccttctcttccttcactgTCATCATTGGTAGAGTGTAGATGGCTTTGTAGTTTGTCAGGGGTGCACGAAGTTTTATCCCCATCAGCTCATGACCCTTGAGCTCTAACACTGGTTTTACCTCATTTTCTACACTTAGCATACCTTGGAAAGCCATGTTCCTGGCTGCTCTACGTGTACACACAACAATTTCACCATCTTTGGTTTCTAAGGCAACATACGTTAAATCTGGTCCCAGCCAACAGTTAGTTTGCCCATACATAGTCTCTGGTCTTAGAGTAGCTGCTATAAGGAAGATTGGCTTTGGGGCTAAAGCTGTCAATTTCCCTGAAAGCTCTTGCACATGCATCTTGACAAGTGTATACTCTTGTGGACCAACACCTTCTCCTGATGACCTGTCATGATCCATGCATGGCTGACCATCCTTAGgagaatatattgtgtacctaaggataaaaaaaatattaatatttgagaacaataaaAGAcaatggcaatttttttttttacttttaaacaAAATATTCTTGATAAACTAACGATTCACCCCCAGCAAAATGAAATGCATTACAAAATTAAATATATAACAAAAATCAAAAGATGAACACCTGCAACTAAACTGCTACCTACAAATGATAATTTTATATGACTTTCAAGATGAGATTTCTCCTATCTACTGGAAGGTTAAAAGAGCCAAGGGGGAACTTGATCTCTACGGACAATCCACTCTCACAAAACATTATTCACTTAAGAATGAAGTATCCCACTTTACTACATTTACTTGCCTTGCTTTGGGTTAGTGAATGCACTCTACCAATTTAACATATGTAATGTAACTTCCCTTATAAAGTCCTAGTCAACCAGGCTGTCTAATAAAGGTTTTCTTGTCATCTGTGGGTTACAATCTGGGAGGCATTGTGATTAGCAAAACAGAATGGTAATACATTAATGCAATGAGCTCCAAAACAACCCCATTCTATTTTCTCTTGAAACAAGTTAACTTAATGGTATAATTAAATGACTGACGTGCAATGTTATTGTACTGTTTTTGTTTAATTGTGGTTGCAGTGCTGCTATAATATCAAATAATCAACAAAAATTCATATCAGGTGGTGCATGAGGGTTAACCAACTCATTACAGTCATAAAGTTTCTAGTAACAAGACTGATGCAAGAGCACACAAGCTATGGCATATTCCAACCATTAATGTGGCAAATGGCTatctaataaataaaataatatattttccatacatatttgttattttccatgttagcaaggtaacatcaagaacagaggactgagcctatgaggaataatcctcacttggcccccttctctgttccttcttttggaaaagtaaaaactggaggggaggatttccagcccccaccccttttagtcaccttctataacaCAGACAATACActggaagtattcttcctctcctatccccaaggaatataggagagtgttcaaactattgaggcataagtttgttgagtattcctggaaaactgtatgagagggtattgactgaaagggtgatgGGATGTACAGATCAacaggttggggaggagcagtgtggtttcagaagtggtagaggatatgtggatcacgtgtttgctttgaaaaatatgtgagaaatacttagaaaaacagatggaggtagcatttatggatctggtgaaggcctatgataggggtgatatagatgctttgtggaaggtcttaagaatacatggtgtaggaggtaagctgctaggagcAGTTGAGAAgtcttatcaagggtgtaaggcatgtgtgcaactgtgaaagaaaaagttgagagttattaggttcagcagggttgagggaaacgttagttgaggtgagtttgaatggagaaaaattggaggaagtgaagtgtttccatATCTGGGAGAGAACTtaccagcaaatggaactatgaaagtggaagtgactcatagggtgggaaaggggtcaaaggctctgggagcaatgaagaatgtgttaaagagatgatgttatctcggagagcaaaaatgggtatgtttgaaggaacagtagttccaacaatattaatgggtatgtctgaaggaatagtagttccaacaatatcatgtggttgtgaggcataggc
This portion of the Panulirus ornatus isolate Po-2019 chromosome 48, ASM3632096v1, whole genome shotgun sequence genome encodes:
- the LeuRS gene encoding leucine--tRNA ligase, cytoplasmic isoform X1, which encodes MMSRKKLEDLQAIEYLIQKQWDEEKIFEEDAPDNFSGSKEKFLATFPYPYMNGRLHIGHTFSLSKSEFAVGYQRLKGKKCLFPFGLHCTGMPIKASADKLKREVADFGCPPSFPDYDDQQMIQPKEVTIKDKAKGKKSKALAKTGSTKYQWQIMQSLGIDNMEIQRFTSEDYWLQYFPPRCVKDLKRVGLHTDWRRSFITTDHNPFYDSFVQWQFIRLKERGKIKFGKRYTIYSPKDGQPCMDHDRSSGEGVGPQEYTLVKMHVQELSGKLTALAPKPIFLIAATLRPETMYGQTNCWLGPDLTYVALETKDGEIVVCTRRAARNMAFQGMLSVENEVKPVLELKGHELMGIKLRAPLTNYKAIYTLPMMTVKEEKGTGVVTSVPSDAPDDFAALVDLKNKPALREKYGITEEMVNVEPIPIIDVPEYGSLSAPTICQIMGIKSQNDYEKLLEAKEKVYLRGFYEGTLLVGEFKGRKVQDVKKVIQEMLLKKREAMVYQEPEKQIISRSGDECVVALCDQWYLDYGEPEWRAETQKNLDTLETYHDEVRRNFEATLDWLKGHACSRTYGLGTRLPWDDKWLIESLSDSTIYMAYYTVCHILHSDLYGSVYGEYGIKPEQMTPEVWDYVFHQTNVPPETKIKKEALEKMQREFSYWYPVDLRASGKDLVPNHLTYFLYNHVAMWPTQPNNWPQGIRANGHLMLNSEKMSKSTGNFLTLTEALDCYGADGMRIALANAGDSVEDANFETQVADSGVLRLWTFVELAKELVAEKETMHTGSLFSINDKMFASEMNHKIRETDNNYKTLMFKEALRTGFFEYNNLFHQYRERSQVQSGLHWDLVHRYLTTQVLLLSPVCPHVCDFIWQKVLGKPSSILHARWPITEEPDLLLVKASEYLADVSHRFRLRLKNYMTPAKAKKGETLVQPQAPSHGIIWIAKTYPTWQSIILKTMHDLYKANSNFLPDNKEISQALASNPLLKKYMKKVMPFAQTVRERMKTMGEKALKNTVDFNERSILEENIDYLCGTLGLEGLQMFWTEDCDNERTQEEVVPGEPFLTFTSASSVVLSFINPQPHVGLFHCHLPIYENDTLVSVAACLRRQERSLKSNMKVTFHRYKDPFLGPRMIPILADPLHGTEELCDEITLILKDDNVHYTSNGTSMFLGTRILYMVQ
- the LeuRS gene encoding leucine--tRNA ligase, cytoplasmic isoform X3, which codes for MPIKASADKLKREVADFGCPPSFPDYDDQQMIQPKEVTIKDKAKGKKSKALAKTGSTKYQWQIMQSLGIDNMEIQRFTSEDYWLQYFPPRCVKDLKRVGLHTDWRRSFITTDHNPFYDSFVQWQFIRLKERGKIKFGKRYTIYSPKDGQPCMDHDRSSGEGVGPQEYTLVKMHVQELSGKLTALAPKPIFLIAATLRPETMYGQTNCWLGPDLTYVALETKDGEIVVCTRRAARNMAFQGMLSVENEVKPVLELKGHELMGIKLRAPLTNYKAIYTLPMMTVKEEKGTGVVTSVPSDAPDDFAALVDLKNKPALREKYGITEEMVNVEPIPIIDVPEYGSLSAPTICQIMGIKSQNDYEKLLEAKEKVYLRGFYEGTLLVGEFKGRKVQDVKKVIQEMLLKKREAMVYQEPEKQIISRSGDECVVALCDQWYLDYGEPEWRAETQKNLDTLETYHDEVRRNFEATLDWLKGHACSRTYGLGTRLPWDDKWLIESLSDSTIYMAYYTVCHILHSDLYGSVYGEYGIKPEQMTPEVWDYVFHQTNVPPETKIKKEALEKMQREFSYWYPVDLRASGKDLVPNHLTYFLYNHVAMWPTQPNNWPQGIRANGHLMLNSEKMSKSTGNFLTLTEALDCYGADGMRIALANAGDSVEDANFETQVADSGVLRLWTFVELAKELVAEKETMHTGSLFSINDKMFASEMNHKIRETDNNYKTLMFKEALRTGFFEYNNLFHQYRERSQVQSGLHWDLVHRYLTTQVLLLSPVCPHVCDFIWQKVLGKPSSILHARWPITEEPDLLLVKASEYLADVSHRFRLRLKNYMTPAKAKKGETLVQPQAPSHGIIWIAKTYPTWQSIILKTMHDLYKANSNFLPDNKEISQALASNPLLKKYMKKVMPFAQTVRERMKTMGEKALKNTVDFNERSILEENIDYLCGTLGLEGLQMFWTEDCDNERTQEEVVPGEPFLTFTSASSVVLSFINPQPHVGLFHCHLPIYENDTLVSVAACLRRQERSLKSNMKVTFHRYKDPFLGPRMIPILADPLHGTEELCDEITLILKDDNVHYTSNGTSMFLGTRILYMVQ
- the LeuRS gene encoding leucine--tRNA ligase, cytoplasmic isoform X2 produces the protein MSRKKLEDLQAIEYLIQKQWDEEKIFEEDAPDNFSGSKEKFLATFPYPYMNGRLHIGHTFSLSKSEFAVGYQRLKGKKCLFPFGLHCTGMPIKASADKLKREVADFGCPPSFPDYDDQQMIQPKEVTIKDKAKGKKSKALAKTGSTKYQWQIMQSLGIDNMEIQRFTSEDYWLQYFPPRCVKDLKRVGLHTDWRRSFITTDHNPFYDSFVQWQFIRLKERGKIKFGKRYTIYSPKDGQPCMDHDRSSGEGVGPQEYTLVKMHVQELSGKLTALAPKPIFLIAATLRPETMYGQTNCWLGPDLTYVALETKDGEIVVCTRRAARNMAFQGMLSVENEVKPVLELKGHELMGIKLRAPLTNYKAIYTLPMMTVKEEKGTGVVTSVPSDAPDDFAALVDLKNKPALREKYGITEEMVNVEPIPIIDVPEYGSLSAPTICQIMGIKSQNDYEKLLEAKEKVYLRGFYEGTLLVGEFKGRKVQDVKKVIQEMLLKKREAMVYQEPEKQIISRSGDECVVALCDQWYLDYGEPEWRAETQKNLDTLETYHDEVRRNFEATLDWLKGHACSRTYGLGTRLPWDDKWLIESLSDSTIYMAYYTVCHILHSDLYGSVYGEYGIKPEQMTPEVWDYVFHQTNVPPETKIKKEALEKMQREFSYWYPVDLRASGKDLVPNHLTYFLYNHVAMWPTQPNNWPQGIRANGHLMLNSEKMSKSTGNFLTLTEALDCYGADGMRIALANAGDSVEDANFETQVADSGVLRLWTFVELAKELVAEKETMHTGSLFSINDKMFASEMNHKIRETDNNYKTLMFKEALRTGFFEYNNLFHQYRERSQVQSGLHWDLVHRYLTTQVLLLSPVCPHVCDFIWQKVLGKPSSILHARWPITEEPDLLLVKASEYLADVSHRFRLRLKNYMTPAKAKKGETLVQPQAPSHGIIWIAKTYPTWQSIILKTMHDLYKANSNFLPDNKEISQALASNPLLKKYMKKVMPFAQTVRERMKTMGEKALKNTVDFNERSILEENIDYLCGTLGLEGLQMFWTEDCDNERTQEEVVPGEPFLTFTSASSVVLSFINPQPHVGLFHCHLPIYENDTLVSVAACLRRQERSLKSNMKVTFHRYKDPFLGPRMIPILADPLHGTEELCDEITLILKDDNVHYTSNGTSMFLGTRILYMVQ